Proteins encoded together in one Bacillus horti window:
- a CDS encoding polysaccharide deacetylase family protein, with amino-acid sequence WDLFSAWNVSQYTKWRFSTQTSNYFITGMAPFGQNSDVSLEIIREEGMQTMNWSNGSLDWELKQPEEIVEQVLSNMKNGDNILFHDKTITAEALEPILKELKAQGYKFVVPTEVILPGEEQ; translated from the coding sequence TTGGGATTTGTTCTCTGCTTGGAACGTTTCCCAGTATACCAAGTGGCGCTTTTCTACTCAAACCTCAAATTACTTCATTACAGGAATGGCTCCTTTTGGACAAAACTCAGACGTTTCTCTTGAAATCATTCGTGAAGAAGGAATGCAGACCATGAATTGGTCTAATGGATCTTTAGATTGGGAGCTTAAGCAGCCTGAGGAAATTGTAGAGCAAGTGCTCTCCAACATGAAAAATGGCGATAATATTTTATTCCATGATAAAACAATTACAGCTGAAGCGTTAGAGCCTATTTTAAAGGAGCTTAAAGCTCAAGGCTACAAATTCGTTGTTCCTACTGAGGTCATTTTGCCTGGAGAGGAGCAATAA